Proteins encoded together in one Cicer arietinum cultivar CDC Frontier isolate Library 1 chromosome 4, Cicar.CDCFrontier_v2.0, whole genome shotgun sequence window:
- the LOC101515766 gene encoding nudix hydrolase 17, mitochondrial-like, translated as MVCLESRTGRQMQRYNSAGGRQVVGCIPYRYKQEIDGNMSNELEVLVVSSQKGQALMFPKGGWELDESLEEAALRESLEEAGVIGLVEHELGQWSFISKRHGTYYEGHMFPLLVKEQLELWPEKNLRRRIWMNVVEAREVCQHWWMKEALDILVDRLTPKLT; from the exons ATGGTTTGTTTGGAATCTCGTACTGGAAGACAAATGCAGAGATACAATAGTGCTGGTGGTCGCCAAGTTGTGGG GTGCATCCCTTATAGATATAAACAAGAGATTGATGGCAATATGAGCAATGAATTGGAGGTACTTGTGGTTAGTTCACAAAAGGGTCAAGCATTAATGTTTCCTAAG GGTGGATGGGAACTTGATGAATCTTTAGAAGAAGCAGCTCTTAGGGAATCACTTGAAGAAGCAGGAGTTATAGGACTTGTTGAG CATGAATTGGGTCAATGGAGCTTCATTAGCAAGAGACATGGCACATACTATGAAGGTCACATGTTTCCTTTACTTGTCAAGGAACAACTTGAACTTTGGCCAGAGAAAAATCTACGTAGAAGAATATGG ATGAATGTTGTTGAAGCTCGAGAAGTTTGTCAACATTGGTGGATGAAAGAAGCATTAGATATCCTTGTTGATCGGCTAACTCCAAAGCTGACTTAA
- the LOC101488524 gene encoding uncharacterized protein yields the protein MNRKTILTMMRNTLKSYHHFHFHYNPTTIFHGKTFLTSLFHTLLNPNQNQVHEWKSNTQQQQQNPEFQISHPWSEWVDLMECLIKKGHFNAEGNPFLNPHLGSKECNLIRTACLNFGRDHSHLLRFLSRKDIGVIVTFGCPSLDRKVVNSGKRLRAHVGMDEGNVCSSCNLRGNCERAFVKAREDEGGRTVDVMRIIMTYGLDPIIGSVENKPSINKMVKESVRRLLKKIVECSTEDKNHNFPDTTKVDVQEVHPNPQVKGKKGVPMKQGDWICPKCDFHNFARNIKCLHCDSFCEEKIKQLQEDNNHLPLKKGDWICNKCNFLNFARNTRCLQCKEGPSNRHINPGEWECDSCNYINFRRNMVCLKCDHRRPKTSNASNSSLQPHGEYKNHHENSKPTFAGYRFDSNKELPMASERKSRNRDSHIWRFVEDGIENHKYLENSNETSEILDFPIAGGKTGMPKAQRGEACKNELPNQCRKHSWQSDTDDEFSSSDNLSSDDEEMAEWFGKGKNAK from the exons ATGAACCGAAAAACAATACTTACAATGATGAGAAACACTTTGAAAAGCTATCATCACTTTCACTTTCACTACAACCCAACAACAATTTTCCATGGAAAAACTTTCCTCACATCACTCTTTCACACCCTTCTCAATCCAAACCAAAACCAAGTACATGAATGGAAATCGAAcactcaacaacaacaacaaaacccCGAGTTTCAGATTTCTCATCCTTGGTCCGAATGGGTAGATTTGATGGAATGTTTGATCAAAAAGGGTCACTTCAATGCAGAGGGCAACCCATTTCTGAATCCTCATTTGGGTTCAAAAGAATGTAATCTTATTAGAACTGCTTGCCTCAATTTTGGTAGAGACCATTCTCATCTTTTAAG GTTTTTGTCTCGAAAAGATATAGGAGTTATTGTAACGTTTGGATGTCCAAGCTTAGATAGGAAAGTGGTCAACTCAGGAAAGCGTCTGAGAGCGCATGTCGGCATGGATGAGGGAAAT GTGTGCAGCTCGTGCAATTTAAGGGGGAACTGTGAAAGGGCATTCGTGAAAGCACGTGAAGACGAAGGTGGAAGAACGGTGGATGTTATGCGTATTATTATGACTTATGGGCTTGACCCAATTATTGGTTCAGTAGAGAACAAACCGTCTATAAATAAAATGGTAAAAGAATCTGTGAGAAGACTGCTAAAAAAGATAGTAGAGTGCAGTACTGAAGACAAAAATCATAACTTTCCAGACACCACAAAGGTTGATGTCCAAGAAGTTCATCCCAATCCACAAGTTAAGGGCAAAAAAGGCGTTCCGATGAAGCAAGGCGACTGGATTTGCCCCAA ATGTGATTTCCACAACTTCGCCAGAAATATCAAGTGCTTGCACTGTGACAGTTTCTGTGAGGAGAAAATTAAGCAATTGCAGGAGGACAACAATCATTTGCCTTTGAAGAAGGGAGATTGGATATGCAACAA ATGCAACTTCCTCAATTTTGCAAGGAATACAAGATGTTTGCAATGCAAAGAGGGGCCTTCAAACCGTCACATTAATCCAGGGGAATGGGAATGCGATTC GTGTAACTACATAAATTTCAGAAGAAACATGGTTTGCCTGAAATGTGATCATAGAAGACCTAAGACGTCAAATGCTTCAAACTCTTCCCTTCAACCTCATGGAGAATATAAAAACCACCATGAGAATAGCAAACCAACTTTTGCAGGATATCGCTTTGATAGTAACAAAGAATTGCCAATGGCATCCGAAAGAAAGAGCAGGAACAGAGATTCACATATATGGAGATTTGTAGAAGATGGAATTGAAAATCACAAGTACTTAGAGAACTCAAATGAAACTTCGGAAATTTTAGATTTTCCTATTGCTGGAGGTAAGACTGGTATGCCTAAAGCACAAAGAGGAGAAGCTTGTAAGAACGAGCTGCCAAATCAGTGCAGAAAGCATTCATGGCAAAGTGATACCGATGACGAGTTTAGTTCTTCTGATAACCTGAGTTCCGACGATGAAGAGATGGCCGAATGGTTTGGAAAGGGTAAGAATGCAAAGTAG
- the LOC101488870 gene encoding 1-aminocyclopropane-1-carboxylate oxidase homolog 4-like, giving the protein MSSPIATPSPPYDRLKAVKQFDETKAGVKGLIDSGIKTIPPFFIHPQETLIDLLPRSGPEPEIPTIDLSALENSRATVVEQIRFAASTVGFFQVINHGVPVDLLRRVIGAVKGFHESPAEKRAEVYRREMGTGVSYISNVDLFNSKAASWRDTIQIKMGPGAVDEKEIPEVCRKEVMEWDKEVVRVGEILLGLLSEGLGLDAGRLPEMGLSQGRVMVGHYYPFCPQPNLTVGLNSHADPGALTVLLQDHIGGLQVRTQQGWIHVKPLDGALVINIGDLLQIISNEEYKSADHRVLANPSNEPRVSVAVFLNPGNREKLFGPLPELTSTEKPALYRDFTLIEFLTRFFKKELDGKSLTNYFRK; this is encoded by the exons ATGTCATCACCAATCGCCACCCCTTCTCCGCCATACGACCGTCTCAAAGCCGTGAAACAGTTCGACGAAACAAAAGCAGGAGTAAAAGGCCTAATCGACTCCGGAATCAAAACCATCCCTCCTTTCTTCATTCACCCGCAAGAAACCCTAATCGATCTTCTCCCTCGATCCGGACCCGAACCGGAAATTCCTACGATTGATCTATCCGCTTTGGAAAACTCACGCGCCACCGTCGTTGAACAGATTCGTTTCGCTGCGAGTACGGTGGGATTCTTTCAGGTAATTAACCATGGTGTGCCGGTGGATTTGCTCCGACGTGTTATTGGTGCTGTGAAAGGGTTTCATGAATCGCCTGCGGAGAAGAGGGCGGAGGTGTACCGTAGGGAGATGGGGACGGGCGTGTCTTATATTTCCAATGTTGATCTCTTTAATTCTAAAGCTGCCAGCTGGCGTGACACAATTCAG ATTAAGATGGGACCAGGCGCAGTGGATGAGAAAGAGATTCCGGAGGTGTGCAGGAAGGAGGTGATGGAGTGGGATAAAGAAGTGGTGCGTGTAGGAGAGATTTTGCTGGGTTTGTTGAGTGAAGGGTTGGGATTAGATGCAGGAAGGCTGCCGGAAATGGGTTTGTCCCAAGGAAGGGTGATGGTTGGCCACTATTACCCATTTTGCCCTCAACCTAATCTTACTGTTGGGCTCAATTCCCATGCAGATCCAGGGGCATTGACGGTATTGTTGCAGGATCATATTGGTGGATTACAGGTTAGGACCCAACAGGGTTGGATTCATGTCAAGCCTCTTGATGGAGCTTTGGTTATCAACATTGGTGATTTACTTCAG ATAATTTCTAATGAGGAGTATAAGAGTGCTGATCATCGGGTATTAGCCAATCCTTCTAATGAGCCACGAGTCTCGGTTGCCGTTTTCCTCAACCCGGGTAACAGGGAGAAACTCTTTGGACCTTTACCAGAGCTAACATCTACAGAGAAACCAGCTCTTTATCGAGATTTCACACTCATCGAATTTCTGACAAGGTTCTTCAAGAAAGAGCTTGATGGTAAATCGTTGACAAATTACTTCAGAAAGTGA